From the genome of Adhaeribacter pallidiroseus:
CGTAGTTACTTCTACGGGTTCTTGCTTTACCGAAGCGGGTGGTGAAGCGGCTTTGTACGCCGAGCCTAATGACTTAGCCCAATTAGCCAACCAGTTGGTGGTAGCCAGTACCGACCAAGCTGTGCGCAACCGCATGATAGAAGCGGGTTACGACCAAGCTAAAAAATTCCGGGCCGAACACACCATTCCGCAAATAAATCAAGTATACGAAACCTTACTGGGGCGCTAAAACCCTGCTGCTGGTTACCGCAAATTTTCGTACCTTTGCCGTCCGAAATACATAGACTGAATGCCTGATTATCATATTCATACCTTACCGAACGGTATCCGGGTGCTGCACAAGCAAGTAACCCATACCAAAATTGCCCATTGCGGCTTTATCCTGGATATTGGGAGCCGCGACGAAAACCCGGAACAACAAGGGCTGGCCCATTTCTGGGAACACATGGCGTTTAAAGGCACTACCAAACGCAAATCGTTTCATATACTTAACCGCCTCGAGACCGTAGGTGGCGAATTAAATGCCTATACCACCAAAGAAAAACTATGCTTTTACGCTTCCTTGCTCGAAAGCCATTTCGAGAAAGCTTTTGATTTATTAACCGATATTACTTTTAATTCGGTTTTCCCTAAAAAAGAAATCGAGAAAGAACGGGGCGTAATTCTGGAAGAAATGGCCATGTACCTCGATACGCCCGAAGACGCCGTTATTGATGAGTTCGATAATGTTGTTTTTGGCAGCCATCCCTTAGGCAATAACATACTAGGTACCAAAGAAAGTGTATCCAGCTTTACCAAGCCTAGCTTTCAGGCTTTTATCGATCAGAATTTAAGTACCAGTGCCTTGGTGTTCTGTTCGGTGAGTAACTGGCCTTTCGAGAAAGTTTTAAAACTGGCCGATAAGTTTTTATCAGAAATTCCGCAGATAGAAAAGCAACGAGCGCGTCAGCCTTTTACCAACTATCAACCAAATATTATAACGCTGGAAAAGCCCATTAGCCAGGCCCACTGCGTAATAGGTTGCCCGGCTTACTCGCTGCACGACGAACGACGGATTGCTTTTTTTATGCTGTCTAACTTACTCGGCGGCCCCGGCATGAACTCCCGGTTAAACCTAGCGGTGCGCGAAAAACACGGTTTAGTGTATACCATTGACGCTAACTACGCCACTTATATTGATACCGGCTTATTTGGGATTTACTTTGGCACCGAGAAAAAGCAACTAAAGCGAACCACTGGCCTGGTGTTGAAAGAATTAAAAAAACTGCGCGAAAAACCCCTGGGATCGTTGCAATTGCATACCGCTAAAGAACAATTGATGGGGCAACTAGCCATGGCCGAAGAAAGCAACATGGGCTTAATGATGATGATGGGCAAAAGCATTCTGGACCAGAACAAAGTAGACAGCCTCAACGAAATTTTCGATCAAATTAAAAAAATAAAAGCCAGCGAACTCACCGAGATTGCCAACGAAGTTTTGCGCGAAGAAAACCTGAGTATTCTCAATTACGTGCCGGTAAAATAGGTGTTGGATAGCAGGTAGCAAGTAGCAGGAAAATTTAAAAAATTAACTTAATCAGGCCAACTTGATCACTTAAAATTTTAGAGTAAGAGTTTGATAATTGTTTTAAGTATCTGATACTTGCTACCTAATACCTGATCGTAATCAAAAATGGATTTTCTGCCGATAGAACTACAGCAATACGTCGAAAAGCATACTTCCGGGGAGCCGGAAATTTTAAAAAAACTGAACCGCGATACCCACGTGAACGTGCTGAAGCCGCGGATGCTTTCGGGACATTTTCAGGGCCGGTTATTAGCTATGATTTCGCACATGCTGCGGCCCCAGCGCATTCTGGAAATTGGTACTTACACCGGCTACTCAGCTATTTGCTTGGCCGAAGGCTTAGCGGACGGCGGTTATGTGCACACCATTGATGTAAATGCCGAATTAGAAATGATGGTGCGCCGGTATTTTGCGGAGGCCGGCGTAGCAGATAAAATTAAATATTACCTGGGCCCAGCTCTGGAAATTATTCCCACATTGCCTTACCCCTTCGACCTGGTTTTTATTGATGCCGACAAAATAAATAATGCCAGTTACTTTGATCTGGTGTTGGATAAAGTGCGACCGGGCGGCTTTATTATTACCGATAATGTTTTGTGGAGCGGCAAAGTAGTAGCGGCAGGCAATGGTAAGATAGATAAAGACACGCAAGCCGTACTAAACTTTAACCAAAAGGTGCAGCAAGATTTCCGGGTAGAAAATATTTTATTGCCTATCCGGGATGGCCTGTTAATTGCCCGTAAAATTTAAAATTTCCGA
Proteins encoded in this window:
- a CDS encoding O-methyltransferase, whose amino-acid sequence is MDFLPIELQQYVEKHTSGEPEILKKLNRDTHVNVLKPRMLSGHFQGRLLAMISHMLRPQRILEIGTYTGYSAICLAEGLADGGYVHTIDVNAELEMMVRRYFAEAGVADKIKYYLGPALEIIPTLPYPFDLVFIDADKINNASYFDLVLDKVRPGGFIITDNVLWSGKVVAAGNGKIDKDTQAVLNFNQKVQQDFRVENILLPIRDGLLIARKI
- a CDS encoding M16 family metallopeptidase, whose amino-acid sequence is MPDYHIHTLPNGIRVLHKQVTHTKIAHCGFILDIGSRDENPEQQGLAHFWEHMAFKGTTKRKSFHILNRLETVGGELNAYTTKEKLCFYASLLESHFEKAFDLLTDITFNSVFPKKEIEKERGVILEEMAMYLDTPEDAVIDEFDNVVFGSHPLGNNILGTKESVSSFTKPSFQAFIDQNLSTSALVFCSVSNWPFEKVLKLADKFLSEIPQIEKQRARQPFTNYQPNIITLEKPISQAHCVIGCPAYSLHDERRIAFFMLSNLLGGPGMNSRLNLAVREKHGLVYTIDANYATYIDTGLFGIYFGTEKKQLKRTTGLVLKELKKLREKPLGSLQLHTAKEQLMGQLAMAEESNMGLMMMMGKSILDQNKVDSLNEIFDQIKKIKASELTEIANEVLREENLSILNYVPVK